Sequence from the Phragmites australis chromosome 6, lpPhrAust1.1, whole genome shotgun sequence genome:
tctaagacatgttaggtttagcagcgacacgctattaggttaatctttagacgtaccgtacatgccTACATTTGTTGTCATCTCTGTACGGTTATGGTCCATTCGCGCAATGATGAAAAACCCCTACATTTGTTGTCATCTCTGTATGGTTATGGTCCATTCGCGCAACGATGAAAAAAACCctatgtcccatgtaatgtttattaGCGTATGTAAACTTCGTGccgggttatatgatatttgtgcttcataactactattgttcgacaaattagatttgtatTCTCACAATGTCACTTcgtaaaaaaaatcacacacttttacaccaactaaaaaaaattatgaaaattaatgtgcaatatttttcaatttaccgAATACAAATTCTATTAGAAAACTAATTATACATACAGTTATGTAGTTGAATTAAATCGAATGAAGGTCTCGTCCGTTGAATATGCGAGAGGAAGGTCTCGCCCATTCAGCGGGTGAGAACAAAATCTTGCCCGCTGAATGAGCGAGATATTCCTCTCTCCGATTATTAAATACGCTGCTAGTCGGAGCCCACAAGGTATCGCCCGTTCAACGGATGAGACTTTGTTCTCACCCATTGAACGGTCGACGATAGGGTAgacttcattattttttaaacggacatgtaattttgaaaaattttgaaaaaataaacgGGTGAGATCTTGTTCTCGCATATTGGATAGACGACGGTAGGGTAGactttattatttttgaaacggatatgtaatcttgaaaattttaatatatatatatatatatatatatatatatatatatatatatatatatatatatattcgcgTAATTTTATTTCCATTCTGTGTAGCACAGGATGTGCTCGGGCCCATTCGGTCCAGTACTGTACGTCGATGAGAGCATTTTTCTGGCATAGGGATGGTTACCGAATCAGGGGAACAAAACGGCAGAGCAGAACTATATCACTCTATCAGAAAGGGGCCAGTAAAAGGCTAGTTTGAACAGGGTAATTTGGATTCGAATTTGTAATCCGTAATTTCTTAGAGCAATTCATCATCCAAACGCTCCCTAAGTCGTAAGATGCATGAGCAATCGAAGTTGATAGCTCTTCAGTCTTCACCCAAGTGTTGTGTGCCTGCTCGCTGCGGTACTGCGCCTCGGCAAGTCGAACATGCAGCGCAGATGATCAGCGCCCCGAGACGGCGCCGAACCCCCGCGCTTTTCGGTCTTTGAATCGAGCCTATCAAGGCTCAATTAGCCCCGTGCTCCCCCTAATCCAACCGAACCCGCGAGCGGCCGGAAGCCCGTTCATTCCCTCGCCCCCGCGCACACGAACGTCGTCCAGCACCACCCCCCGCCGGTGCGCCGGTTCGTACGGCCATGCAGTCGGCGGCCGTGCGCGGCGGCCTGCTGTCGGAGGCGTTCTTCGACGCGTGCGCCGCGCACCCGGGGGAGCGCAAGAACTACAAGAACCACTTCTGCGTCGACTGCGCCGCCGCGCTCTGCCGCCACTGCCTCTCCCACGACCCCGCCCACGACGTCCTCACCGTGCGTCTGATCGACAGGATCCGATCCGATGCTCTCGTATGTATCGTATCCGGTGTACGTCACACTGCCACGTACGTAGGCGCACGGTCTGATTCGGATGGTTCACATCGGTTGGCGCAGGTGAAGCATCTAGGGGAGAGCGAGCAGGGGCTGACGCGCGCGTTGCGCGAGAACCGGCAGGCCGCGGCCGGGCGCAGCGTAGAATACACACTCATTTCAAGATAAGCCGGGCGCAGCGCAGGTAAATTACTTGGAGCTGGTTGAACTCTTGATTCTTTTTAAGATACGCTGCTTCAAATTCAATTTTCAAAGTTTGGTTTTACGATGACGATTTGATAACGAGGGTACGGAATTCATAATGGTTAGAAGACGTTCTGCTGGCGAATCGATCGGGTGCTTCCGCGCTATAATTAGGTACATCTCGCCAAAAATATATAGTTGGCGTTACTTTCTAAATTAGCTCACAGATATAGCGTGTTAATCTTACTCTAGcctaaaagcaaaaacaaactaCACAATCAAAGTTGATTCTTACCGTCCATAATCTATACAGTACTACAAAATTTCTTACCGTCCGATGCTAAAACCAACGTGCCCTATTTCTGCTCAGAACCCCCGTCCTGCGTCATCTAGCGAAAATTGAGCAGAAAGACGAGGAAGACACAAGAACTGCAAATAAACTGGACCGGGCCAAGGATCTCTTCCACGACGTGGATCGCTCGCAGCCCACCTCCGCTCTAGCTCTCCGTGACTCTCTGTTCGCCTTCCCTCCAAGGCTGCAACTCCAAGCGCGAACCCCACCGGGCCCCACCAaacacccgccgccgccgccgcgtccccTCCGCAACCGCAGGCATGCCGCGGCCGCCTCCGCCGGGCCGCGGGGTCCCTGGAGCcaggcggccgatgcgggattTCTTCGCCGCCTGGCTCGCCACCCTCCGCTCGCCGCTCCTCCCGCTGCTCCGCCGcgcgctctcctcctcctccggctccTGGGACGACCCGCTctcctccgccgcggcggccgtaGAGGCCCACTTCCAGGCGCACTGGTCTGCGCTCGACGCCGCTGCGCGGCTGGACCCGTCCCAGGTCGTCGCCGCGGGGGACTGGCGCTCCCCCCTCGAGCTTCCCTTCCTGTGGCTCGGCGACGTCCACCCCTCCCTCCTCACCTCCCTCCTCCGGACGCTCTCGCCCTCACCGcggctcctcgccgccgccgatcGCGTCGACCGCCGGATCCGCGCCAACGTCCCCGCCGTCTCCGACCGCCTCCGCCGGGCCCAGGAGGCCTTTGTGTCCGGCGAGGTGGCCGGCACGGTCGACGTGGAGGCGTTCTTGGAGGAGCTCAAGGGCGTCGCCCTCGAGGCCAACCGGCTCCGTCGAGGCGTTCTTTCGGAGCTCGTCGCTGCCGCCGGGGGGTACCAGGCGGCGCTCTTCCTCGAGGCCCTCTCGCGCTTCGTGCTATCCATGCACGATCCCGAGGTGCTCCGCCGCTTCGATCAGTGCCGTCCCTCGCCCGGTAGCTAGTCCCTCTTCTTGACCCCCAAGGTTCGTGGTGTTTCCTTTTCTGTTTCTTGAATTCGTTATGTTTTGCAAATCTTGGTTTCTTGGAGGAATAGAGGATGCCCatgtaaaatatttttcaagataactTTAGTAAGCACAATGTAGGTCCAGGTAAGATATCGAGGAAATCTCTGCACAAAGTCTGTGCAATGACACTAGAGAAGTTGTTCTCTTCTCTGTATTGTTCAGTGGCAATATCTCTACCAGCTTATTTGTGCTAATCGATTCCTGAAATCATGGATGAATTGTATTGAGGCAATCTTATCAGGGTCAGTTTCATTTATGAAAATCTGTGAGCGATGAAGATAGTAGTTATTTTGCTGATTGCATCACTGTTCGATGCTCATCTGGTCTGTGTTTTGGTATTTGATTCTTTATGATTATTTAATGTTTCTTGATACCTTAGCAGCTTAGCTATGCTGACACTAATTGAGTAATTGTGTTATTCTCATTGTGCGCATAGATCTCTGTGTTACTGTAAGGATCGATTGTGTGGATCTTTGTTCTGTGAGAAGAAAAGTGTCTTATGCTACTTGGTCCAATAAATTTAAAGTTTGCTGAAAGTAACCGATATGTCAGATAGTTATTCTTGTGCATTTTTTGCCTGAATTGTAGCTTGCCCTCATAGTAGCATCTTCTACGTCTGAAATGGAGATCTGATGCACGATGGTTTCTTTCTTGTGCCAATGTTCTGTTCATTTAGTTCTTGCCTCCTTGGTGTAAATTAGCTTTAACCAAAGTAAATTTACTGAGAATAAGTGTCACCACAGGGATCTACTCCATTTTATGCATTTTTACCTGGTTATATAAACTTAGAGTACATGAAAGTAATTTGGACATGCTTGCTGCCTCCTTCATGAATAAGATGACTGCTTACCAAATCTTGGTCAAACTTTTCTCAAGTGTAATCCAACATACCAGTGATAAATCAATTTCCAAATAGCGTTCCTATGCGTTAATtaacaaaagcaacacttcAATGGTGTCCTAGCTATTAGATTGTGTTGTTTAAGTGCTTCTTTGGTCCCAGCTCCATCACGTTGCACCCAACATACATCACGGTGTCTCTAGTGTGTTTTTGGGATTCTGAAACAAATATTTATGTGTCTCATGGCAGAGGCCTTAAGTGGGATTCTAGTTGTTCGGTTGCTTACTGTTAAGACATGGGTTAAAAATAGCCAATCATCAGGCAATCGCCCCTGCCAATTTGGACCATTACTTGGTGAAGTTGGTTTAGGGAATAAGTTCTAGTGCTTCTGCAATGAATAAATTCTAACTGTAAGCAGCTAGAACTTACTCCAGCCAAGTCTCGCTTCTTGACTAAGCATATAGTTTTACATTAACATTTGTGAAGTTGAGAAAATTAACTTTATAGGAGGAGCAAGTTCACTTGAATGTTGAATCCTTCATTCATTACAACACTGTTCCATTCATAAAGAGCTCAATCAAGCTGTTAAGCTTAGAAAACATGTGCCAATTTTGAAATAACTAGTTAGACAGCTTGTGCATCAAATGGTCTCCCGATTTGCTTAATAATTTTACAACGTAATTGACTGCTGTTTCCTTTCATACACGAAGCTTTGATAGCCTTAAGTCCAACATCCATAGGTTACATCACGATCAAATGCAATTATTGATTGGGCTATTCTTTGTTTTCATCCAGATTTGGTGACCACGCAGAGAAAGCATAGGGAATTTAGCTTTTGGCAAGCTGATATCTagattttttaagaatttaaatGCTTGACTTAAATCAAATGTTATGTAAAGGAAAGTGCCACAAAAACACAAATAATGATTCATATGTTGTGTTCGTGCGGTGTATTTTCTGCTGAGAAAACTATTGGCCATAAAATAGAGCACCTCACAAAGTAGCATTACAAAGTGCACTTGACGCTTCAATGAGTAATACAAGTAAGTTTACAACCATGAAATGTCTGACTGGACACAATTTGCAGTTTTGCACAAACCCTAACAGATGCATACTCATAGGTTCTTCAATGCTTCGCTGACCACAGTTCTACTTTACTTCTGTTTTTGACATTCCTTACTTTTATGCTTGCTGTTGGGGCCAAATTAATGTGCGTTATCCTGGAGAGATGTTTCTTAAGAAACTGGACCGGCTGTAGCATGTAGAACTGACCTCACATAGACTAGTCAGCACAGACATATATGCCTATCAGCCTATGTGGTCCAACCAGCAAGAATTCATAGCAATGAAGGAAACATCGAAACAGTTTGTATAGTGGTGGTCCAATGCAAGCTCAATGTCTGATGTACAGTCTTATGCTAAGTAACTTGGTTAGAATCAGGAACTTGTCATGGTCGTAAAGAACAGTATATCTACAGGGCTTCCATGTGAGAAGAGCACTATTGGCCTATTGGGTTAGGTGATGGTCTCCAAAAGTGCACCCGTAGATCCAAATGTTCACATAGTAGATCAACTAGTTGAATGGCCCTACTGAGGAATGATGCCCTCTGGGGTTCATGTCATTTCCAGTCTGGCAGTAGCGCATACAGGTGACTGTAACAGATCTCGCAGAAGTAGTGTTCATGAGTTCTTGTTGCTTTCCTCTGCTTGAGTCTCAAGgacataatttttttaggccCCTCATGGACAGAAATTTATTCCCTTGTTTAGTTCAGATAAATGTATGTGACAATTCTTGGTGTTTGTTTTCACTAGCAGGCAATCAAGTGGAAGTATATTCCATTCATAtcaattttttcttaaattgTCATGGCAGCCTTATAAATTGCGGAACTTCCTAACATTTTATCTAGTtgtgtcgagggttaatcctaGAAAATAATTCCAAGGTATACCAGACGACAAACACGTGATCAACGTCTTGAACGGGTGTGTATCTGctagaactcaagaacaccaggggttatccaggttcaggcctcctgaCGGATAACAAtcatacgtcatgtgtattttgttatgagtgtttTCTGAAATCGGTTACAGATGAGTTTCTCTCTCGTTATATATTAgactagagagaaggagaacttacaaataGGTCCAAAAGCAGTAGCTCCATGGCTAGTTAAACCTTCCACCCTCATGCTATTATAACAGACAGTACAGGTACCCCTCTTGCCCTGTTGACCCTGTCGAACCCATCCCATCCGTTAGACTCTTCCACGCTTACCTCACCTCGGTCAGTCGGTCTGTCCTATCCTATCACCGGTCTCGCACGCGTATCTGTGAAGCAGCCTAACACGCCTGCGAGCCCGTCTCGTAgcttttaatgctacgggacgggacacaACAACTCTACGCCGGCTATGACCTTTCCACCGGGAGGAGTACCTGTCCCGCGACCTGTGAAGGCTGGTCGCGGGATttccttatgtggtaaggatcttGGTCGCGAAGGCTCAGACTAATCGCGCGGTGGGACCGTTGTCCGGGAAAAAATCTTCTGCCAACTGATATTGGCTGGCGTGGACACTCAGAACAGGGGACCTctattctatacaccgacaagttggttcttttcttcttctttcttttcgcTCATAGCTGCACGGTGTTCATGGTATCTTCCCTTGTTGCCCTGACATTTCTGCAAGTTTTCATGAATCATGCAGCAAAGATACCAAGTTTTAATATCAACTACTTCAAGATTTTAAAGATCGTAGAAGCTTATGTAATCTTGCAGTATATAAGCGCATCAAAAAAGAATATCCTTCGTAATGCTCATTTTGATGTCAGGGCGAGGGATGAACTGCATATTGAGTTATTTTCCGGTCTGCCAAGTTGGACTCTTTTGTCGTACAGCCTAGCCTTGACTTCTAGTTATGAGCGTCCCTAGTAAATCCTTCACCCCGCATGCTGGTATAGTGTGCAGCTGTTGCTGCTTCTCATGTTGGTGTTTGCAACGTGACAAGAGGTAGCACCTGAATCCTGCATCACATCTATGTTTTATTACACGGCATGTGGGGTTTGTAATCGTGATAAGGTAAACTAAAACGCTAAGACCAAGAATCTTTGCTGGCTTCGACTTCTTTAATTTTCCAAGCTCCATACTTATCCAAATTCCTATGCAACAAACAGGTGTATACATGTTCTTCTTCTCAACTAATGTACCAGTTACTGATATTCTTTCCTGGTCAATCATATGCTTATTAGTCTTACTTCAAGTTTTTGATGGACATATCAACTAATGTTCAGTTGCTCGTCAGATCTATCGATGCTGCAAGTTACTATAGAATTAATTCATCTGGGGTGCTGTTTAAATCTGATTTCAGGGTCCTCTTGACTACTTGCTGACTACGTGTGTCCATTAATTATGCAGGCATATGTGGGAAGCACTAGAAGGGCTAGCAAGTGCTGGGGCAGCGAGGGCCAAACCAATAAGGCAAAGTATATTGTGTGCTACTCTTTTCCTAATTAGACATAATCAGGCACAGATACAATGGCTTCCAAttgttcatgttcttcttcacttgtgCTTGGCAGTGGCCAGTTGGCGTTAGGTGGTCACACACGACTCGAAAACGTTAGCAGCGTCCAGTGCGCAGCTGCACCCTCGTGGATCCGACTCGGACTCCAATTACCCCGAGGAACCATGTCACCAGCAGTGACGTTTCAGTGTAAACACCTCTGTAAATTGACATGATACCAAATATTTTAGTTGGGCAATGAAAAACAAAAGGTGGTGGACGAAAGATACCGCATGTTTGTTTTAAGGACTTGTGTTACATCTGCATGACGTTGTCTAGCCACCGACCACTAACATCGTTGTACTCTATTGTATTTTGAGCATTCAGTTATGGAGCAGAAGTTTCGTGACAGAGAAATGAAGGTCTGTTTCGATCAGAACATTATCAAATCTTGTTGCATGGGCCCTGTGAGAGACTGTGTGTACCACTGTGACTTCTAATTGGTCCTGGAGAATTTATAGTGCATTTGAATTCCTTTACTTACTGGCTCCAGTTCACCTTGAAGATACGGAGAACAGATCAGTTTTGCCTCCTGGAAGATGCACTATTATATGAGGGAACATCATGCCCATCGGTTATACTGTTCAATGCCTTGTTTATTTGCACAAGATTGCCATCACCATTTGTTTATCTCATCTTCTGGTTTTCGAGCCACCAAACATGGCACAGACCAGCCGCTGTGGTGTCCGTGAGGCGCAGTTGGGCCGCCTCTTCTCTGTAAGTATCTTTCACCCGAAATAAATAGAGTTCTAG
This genomic interval carries:
- the LOC133921611 gene encoding protein INAPERTURATE POLLEN 1 homolog; translated protein: MPRPPPPGRGVPGARRPMRDFFAAWLATLRSPLLPLLRRALSSSSGSWDDPLSSAAAAVEAHFQAHWSALDAAARLDPSQVVAAGDWRSPLELPFLWLGDVHPSLLTSLLRTLSPSPRLLAAADRVDRRIRANVPAVSDRLRRAQEAFVSGEVAGTVDVEAFLEELKGVALEANRLRRGVLSELVAAAGGYQAALFLEALSRFVLSMHDPEVLRRFDQCRPSPGS